In Tamandua tetradactyla isolate mTamTet1 chromosome 7, mTamTet1.pri, whole genome shotgun sequence, the following are encoded in one genomic region:
- the LOC143690238 gene encoding ral guanine nucleotide dissociation stimulator-like, producing MSSRSWWQVLRTRDPASPRQGSCTVQRAKAGPQETLAGCLAPAFQEGHPMNVTIFLGTFRVFTATQRVLDLLFQRYGPKLRSSDGHGEWHKIQKVSSLCSGQRKAQVYLFPLELIFQWEHPWRAAWKERPVSHSVTHLPPAPTTILRM from the exons AGGACAAGAGACCCGGCCTCGCCGAGACAGGGGAGCTGCACGGTGCAGAGGGCGAAGGCTGGCCCCCAGGAGACGCTGGCGGGGTGCCTGGCACCTGCCTTCCAGGAGGGCCACCCCATGAACGTCACCATCTTCCTAGGAACATTCCGGGTGTTCACCGCCACCCAGCGCGTCCTGGACCTCCTGTTCCAAAG GTATGGACCTAAACTTCGTAGCAGTGACGGACATGGCGAATGGCACAAAATACAAAA GGTGTCATCACTGTGCAGTGGACAGAGGAAGGCTCAAGTCTACCTTTTCCCCCTGGAGTTGATATTCCAGTGGGAGCATCCTTGGAGGGCAGCATGGAAGGAAAGGCCAGTATCTCACTCTGTTACCCACCTACCCCCAGCACCTACCACCATCCTGAGGATGTGA